One genomic window of Cricetulus griseus strain 17A/GY chromosome 3, alternate assembly CriGri-PICRH-1.0, whole genome shotgun sequence includes the following:
- the LOC100770385 gene encoding olfactory receptor 51I1, whose translation MLVLNGTPFQPATLQLTGIPGMQTGQAWIALIFCFLYFISISGNLSILALVIREPPLHQPMYYFLSMLSLNDLGVSLSTLPTVLATFCFNYHHVGFDACLVQMFFIHTFSFMESGILLAMSFDRFVAICDPLRYSTVLTNSRILAMGLGILTKSFTTLFPFPFLVKRLPFCKGNVLHHSYCLHPDLMKVACGDIHVNNIYGLFVVIFTYGVDSIFILLSYALILRAVLAIASQEQRLKAFNTCISHICAVLAFYVPIIAVSMIHRFWKSAPAVVHVMMSNVYLFVPPMLNPIIYSVKTKEIRKGILKFFHKSQT comes from the coding sequence ATGCTAGTCTTGAATGGCACTCCCTTCCAGCCAGCCACACTACAGCTGACAGGCATTCCTGGGATGCAGACAGGCCAAGCTTGGATTGCCCTGATTTTCTGCTTCCTCTACTTCATCTCCATTTCAGGTAACCTCAGTATCCTCGCTCTGGTTATTCGGGAACCTCCTCTGCACCAGCCCATGTATTATTTCCTCTCTATGCTCTCTCTCAATGATCTTGGAGTGTCCCTATCTACACTTCCCACTGTGCTTGCTACCTTCTGCTTCAACTACCACCATGTTGGTTTTGATGCCTGTTTGGTCCAGATGTTCTTCAttcacacattttctttcatggAATCAGGCATACTTCTTGCCATGAGCTTTGATCGTTTTGTGGCTATCTGTGACCCACTACGCTATTCCACTGTGCTTACCAATAGCCGAATCTTGGCTATGGGTCTGGGTATCCTTACCAAAAGTTTCActaccctcttccctttcccctttcttgtAAAACGATTGCCCTTTTGTAAGGGCAATGTGTTGCATCACTCATATTGCCTCCATCCAGATCTGATGAAAGTGGCATGTGGAGATATCCATGTTAACAATATCTATGGACTCTTTGTGGTCATTTTCACATATGGTGTGGATTCAATTTTCATCCTTCTGTCCTATGCATTGATTTTGAGAGCTGTATTAGCCATTGCATCCCAGGAGCAGCGACTCAAGGCATTCAACACCTGCATATCACACATCTGTGCAGTGCTAGCCTTTTATGTCCCCATAATTGCTGTCTCTATGATCCACCGATTCTGGAAAAGTGCTCCTGCTGTTGTTCATGTTATGATGTCCAATGTCTATCTTTTTGTACCACCCATGCTCAACCCCATCATCTATAGTGTGAAGACCAAGGAGATACGCAAAGGCATCCTCAAGTTCTTCCATAAATCCCAGACCTAA